In Arcobacter lacus, a single genomic region encodes these proteins:
- a CDS encoding RNA polymerase sigma factor, whose protein sequence is MLEYYKEILNYVSKLVGDKESAKDIAQETFARIIELDSDKEINRSFIYKTAKNIVIDQSRKNKLIFQLEFVEDIFSIPQDEEPENIVIETNSYDNLMKIVDTLPKRSKEAFIFHAIDGYSRKEIAQIMGISQNAVEKHINRAIKKLQEKLTDKVGKFGR, encoded by the coding sequence ATGTTAGAATACTATAAAGAGATACTAAATTATGTTTCTAAGCTCGTCGGAGATAAAGAATCAGCCAAAGATATTGCTCAAGAAACTTTTGCAAGAATTATCGAATTAGATTCAGATAAAGAAATAAATCGTTCTTTTATCTATAAAACAGCAAAAAATATTGTAATTGATCAATCAAGAAAAAATAAATTAATTTTTCAATTAGAATTTGTAGAAGATATATTTTCTATTCCACAAGATGAAGAACCTGAAAATATAGTTATAGAAACAAATTCTTATGATAATCTTATGAAGATAGTAGATACTTTACCAAAAAGAAGCAAAGAAGCTTTTATTTTTCATGCCATTGATGGATATAGTAGAAAAGAGATAGCTCAAATTATGGGAATAAGTCAAAATGCAGTAGAAAAACATATAAATCGAGCTATTAAAAAATTACAAGAAAAATTAACAGATAAAGTAGGAAAATTTGGAAGATAA